The Venturia canescens isolate UGA chromosome 4, ASM1945775v1, whole genome shotgun sequence genomic interval acatatttaaatttcatcaaaatcgaaggacgtcagcagagaacctttccttgtCAGTATGATTGTTGAGCTTTGAATAATCTAGAAAGAACTTTTTTCAGAATGATTACAAAGATTTCTTGTCATTTCAGGACGGagatttgcagtttttttcaCCGTTCGTACAAGTCGACTTGTCTTACAACAAAATCCGTCATATTAATCTGGACAAGGTGGAAATTTGGGCGACCGACCGAGACGACCAGCGGAACGTGAAGGTTTCGGTGGAAAATAATCCGATTGAATGCGATTGCGAGCTTTATAGTTTGCTCCGTTATCTCGAGGGAGAATTGCATCCTAACGTGCAAAATGCTTTCCACTTGGTTATTGGACAATTGAAATGCACCGGGCCGCAAGACTTCGCTGACATAGCGATTATCGATCTAAAGTCCAGTACTTTAACATGCGACATTAAAGTCACAAGAAACGAGAGCGATTGTCCGAGCTTGTGCACTTGTTATTCGAGGCCTTTTGACAAAGCTTAtataattaattgttcgaaCGTCGGTCTCACGGAGCCGCCTCAAAGCGTTTGTACAGAAAGTCCACATTCGAGTATACATTTGAATCTTAGCGGTAATTCATTGAACGTAATGCCTGATTCTGAGGGATGTGGTTACGACGAAGTTACCGTATTGGACTTGACTCACAACAATATCTCGAAaatctccgttgaaaatcttCCGAGAAATCTAACGGTATGTATTTTGTCTAAAAGGAATATTGGACTTGTTCGTACAATTTTTAGCGAGTACGCAACGAAGAGGAGAGCTTTAAAtctttcattgattttcaggTGCTGAAATTGAATAACAACGGATTGTCAAGGTTGAATCAAGACGTTATTGCTCGGTTAGAAAACTCGTCAAAACTGTTGGACCTGACGTTACACTCGAATCCGTGGGACTGCGATTGCGAAgcacgtcaatttttcaactttgtaCAAAAGAAGAGCATCAAACTTCCTGAACTCATGAAGATCACTTGTTCCGGTAGAGAATCACTTCCGATTCACCAAATGACCCCGGACGAGCTCTGCCCCACGAGTAACACGTGGATCATCGTCGGTTGTTCCCTAGTTGCTCTTCTCGGTTTGATCCTCGGGACTCTAGCCGCTGTGTACTATCGTTATCAGATGGAAATCAAAGTTTGGCTTTACGCGAAAAATTTGTGTCTCTGGTTCGTGACGGAGAACGAGCTCGACAGAGACAAACTCTTCGACGCGTTCATCAGTTATTCTCACAAAGACGAGGACTTCGTCGTTAATGATCTGATACCGAAACTCGAGGCGGAGCCAAGGCCATTCAAGCTGTGCGTACACTTCCGAGATTGGCTGGCCGGCGAATGGATACCGAAGCAGATCGCACGCTCGGTCGAAGAATCACGACGCACGATCGTCGTGCTGTCGCCAAATTTTTTGGAAAGCGTCTGGGGCCGCATGGAATTCCGGGCTGCTCACAGCCAAGCTCTCAGCGAAGGGAGAGCGCGAGTGATCGTTATTTTGTACGGTGACATTGGTCCAACGGAGGAACTCGATCCTGAGCTCAACGCATATTTGAGCATGAATACATACGTTAAGTGGGGCGATCCGTGGTTTTGGCAGAAGCTCGAATACGCGATGCCACATCCGCCCGGAATAAAGAAGCGTAAATCACGTAAAAGCATTTTTGAAAGTACGCAGCCTCCTCGCATCGCAATGCCAAGCGACAAATCCGAATTAATAAACTCATCGGGGACTCCCTCCACACCGCCTATTTCAACCACACCACCCGCTGATTctgtcaaaattttcatagTCAACGGTGTCACGGACAACGAATATGAAAAGCCAGCGATCAACAACATCGATCGAAATGCCTTACCTCCAGCTATCACTGATTTAAATCCTAATAAAAGTAACAGTGTCTTCAACAAAATTCAGTGCACGACCGTTTGACGCGATACTTTCTGactcgaaaaatattaaatcgtATCTTTCTCACCgaagttgacgaacatttgaGAATTCCTAGagctgaaagaaaaaaaaaacaaaaaatgggaCGCGACACGTTCGCGGGAAAAAGAGCATTTTCCATTCTACGCGCTATGccagtaaatatttttcacaaattaacaGTGTACTCGGACGAGTTACTTGAAATAGAACTTGAATGAAAATCGACGAGAGACGTTACTCCCGGTAGAGAACAAACTTCGGAAGAAGATTATTCGGACGAGCCCCTTCTGGGCCTTGCGACTGCCATTGTTCTCTCAATTTCAATTGACCGTTAGAACCTTGATCAACTTGACGCGATCCGTTTTGAAAAGGATCCACCGTGCTACCGTTTTATGAACTTCGCACCAAATGactgaaaaatatcgatacgCGATGTTTCATTTGCATTTGAtactcattttttcctcatcattttaatttattacgGACACTAATATAATGTCATcagtaacaaaaaaacaaacatcatTCTTCCGGCAACTGATTGCCGAATTTAGACGTTATAAAAATACATactgaaattgtaaaaatttcgatatttttgaccattcaaaaattcaggtGAATTTCGTATGTGgctgaaagatttttttcgaaattgtccTATTTTTGACAACATGATCCGTAATTTCTGTAAGACTGAGCATAATTATAGTTCACCACGTTACCGTCATAAATTGTAATTAAAattgtatatatagatataattTTGTAAGcgtacaaaataataaatattcgaatagttgttaatttttttttttttttaaatgtactggcaaacattttttatgtgtCGTCAGTGGTCTACAATAATGGGGGAGGTTCCAGAGAAcacattttccaattttgGACGTTCTCgatcttatatttttttgaaattttttttttaatcggcgAGTTTGAGAAATTCAAGTTTCCCATTGCTCAAAACCATCGAGCAATGATTCCGCGGAGTAAATAGTTTCGATGTGTGAAGGACGAAGCGCGCTCCGGTGAAAATTGAGATTAAATGAAAGcttctctttatctcttttatATTTATGATTTCAAGTACTCATTTTATGAATATGATGTGAAATTATATTTAACTCGGTCACTGTTAACTTTTAAATATTCGTTTTCCACAAAGCGCAGTTTTTTAATGCTTCAGAACAAATGTTCCCGAAACTGATAATCTTTTCACAAGGATGCAACTAAATTTGTATTACTGAAAAAACCCCAAATACATTCCTCTAagcgaatttcaattttgGACAAGTGGCTCGATATTACGCGACATTTTAAACAAGTCCGGAAGGGAACTTCTGGATTTGTTTAATCACAAAATATTTACTGAACAGTTATGTTCCCTAAAATTGTTCCCTGAAAGTACAGAACGTTTTTTCCGTCCGACAACAAATGTAAGAATTCAACACCGCCAATAATCGCTTCATTTCTAAGAAAAGGTTGTACGATTTTGGGAAGTTATTAACGATTCGAAGGGTGGTGGAATTTCCAAGGTTCATATAGCACGCGATTAACACGAAGAAATTCGTTGGGTTGTTCTCAAAGGGCTTAGATACGATCGTCGAGCGACAATAAAACCATCGTTCCAATCTTGCCAATCCAGtcttaaggatatttggtacaggcttacaatgttgccatgctaaaccatgctaaaaatataaaaaatttcaaaatgatcagaattttataaaatttggtgaacatattctttagtgc includes:
- the LOC122409794 gene encoding protein toll-like, whose product is MDWRWWCVLLSLSVSARGSECPEGAGCNTCIRYPEDIYQMTCATANNEIVTVDMRANDYVQMNCRKSVNWATFNIGSPQIIRGVKKVLFKMCNLPEENGLASITNKLLIKDLQELYFSSYNNLSSKLTNETLKGFNSVKTLSLLSNEFTTLPGSLLEDMTNLTFLDLRYNNLHQLPKDFFTPPKLERLEIGYNKLASLDRNSFGNLSRLKILNIFDNEIANIEPDTFDGLGALERLDLKLNNLESLPAQIFHRLSKLKAINLSRNNFSEGSLPADLLKNCTDLEEFTLEENSRNMTTLPERFFANFMKLGTIELKKIGLTILPENLFQATVNLQNLNLERNFLSTLPSNIFQDNSHILTLDLSFNEISYLPDGIFSNLRDIVRLDLSRNHIATISGNLFSGLSSLQELNMERNNMTDIDLEAFISLQKLKIARFSYNSLTLKSLWGVLGSPFKSSTELEELHLDYNNISDIFDDWMLTMNSLRLLNLSHNSFQIITDGDLQFFSPFVQVDLSYNKIRHINLDKVEIWATDRDDQRNVKVSVENNPIECDCELYSLLRYLEGELHPNVQNAFHLVIGQLKCTGPQDFADIAIIDLKSSTLTCDIKVTRNESDCPSLCTCYSRPFDKAYIINCSNVGLTEPPQSVCTESPHSSIHLNLSGNSLNVMPDSEGCGYDEVTVLDLTHNNISKISVENLPRNLTVLKLNNNGLSRLNQDVIARLENSSKLLDLTLHSNPWDCDCEARQFFNFVQKKSIKLPELMKITCSGRESLPIHQMTPDELCPTSNTWIIVGCSLVALLGLILGTLAAVYYRYQMEIKVWLYAKNLCLWFVTENELDRDKLFDAFISYSHKDEDFVVNDLIPKLEAEPRPFKLCVHFRDWLAGEWIPKQIARSVEESRRTIVVLSPNFLESVWGRMEFRAAHSQALSEGRARVIVILYGDIGPTEELDPELNAYLSMNTYVKWGDPWFWQKLEYAMPHPPGIKKRKSRKSIFESTQPPRIAMPSDKSELINSSGTPSTPPISTTPPADSVKIFIVNGVTDNEYEKPAINNIDRNALPPAITDLNPNKSNSVFNKIQCTTV